From the genome of Acinetobacter sp. TR3:
CAGAACAATTCGGGACTTTAGCAACACTTTATCCAAATCGTTTTGAACTTGGTTTGGGGCGTGCTCCAGGAACTGATCAAATGACGATGCGTGCATTACGACGCGGGCGTCAAGAAACTGAAGATCAATTTCCTCAAGATGTAATGGAAATTTTGCAATATTTCAAAGTACCACAACCAAATCAAAAAATAATTGCAACGCCAGGTCAAAATACCCATGTCCCTGTTTGGTTACTTGGCTCAAGTTTATTTAGTGCACAATTGGCCGCAAAGCTCGGACTTCCCTATTCTTTTGCATCACATTTTGCCCCACGTATGTTAGGTCAAGCAATCGAAATTTACCGTGAGAATTTTCAAGCATCTGAATATCTTAATAAACCTTATGTTTCAATGGGTGTACCAACTGTCGTTGCGGCAAATGATGATGAAGCACAATATTTAGCAACTAGTTCTTATCAAAGAATTTTAAATCTGATTCGTGGCAATAGTCTAAAGTTAAAACCACCAATTGATTCAATCGAAGGATTGGCTTCAGCTTCAGAACAGATGGCGATTCAAAATTTTTATGCGATGGCACAAATTGGTTCAAAAGAAACTGTGAAAGCTGGATTAAATGAGATTGCTAGTCAATACGATGTTGATGAATTCATTTTTACATGTGATATTTATGATACTGAAAAACGATTAGAAAACTTTAGTTTGTTGATGGATCTTAAAAACAAATAATTTCTCATTTTCAAGTAAGCATTATTCACAACAATAATGCTTACTCCACCACACCGACATATTGATAAACAGTATTGTTTTTACTGTAACGTAAATATTTTCCTTGTGGTTTATAATTTTTATCTAACAACATAATATCAATATTATTCAAATTCTTATCCATTCGAATATAATCAGGTATATCACTCGGTCCTTCGTGATTTTTACAGTCAAAATCGACTTTGATGTGATCAAATTTTGCTGTCTTTGTCTGAAAAATTTTTATCGGCTGAATTCTCCCTGTCTTAATAGGTTGAAACGCATGAATTGCATAAGCTCCGATACAACTACTCCCTTTATAATAGTTTTCAACCAAATAAATAGGTTGTTTAACGAAATCAGATTGTTTTACATCTAAGATAAAGCCCGTATCGATAGGCATTAAAGTAAATTTCCGTTCATTTTGAGTTTGCACATAAGAAGAATATTCCCCCATAGTACCTCCACTTCCCACATCGAAAGTATAAAACTTTAAACGTTTATCAGGTGAATAATGAATACGTAGATTATATTGGTCTTGAAATATAGGAAAAGTATAATTAAAACTTCTAGAATCACTTTCTATTTTTGCGACTACTTCTGACTCAATCGTTTGATTCACTTCGTAGAAGTCTTTTTGTGTATAGTGTTGAATTAATTTTTCCTCAAATTCAGCTAACGTTTCCGCGTGTGTTTCTGAAATTAAAATTAGCGATAATAAAAAGACAATTTTTTTCATTATTATTTCCTGTGGATTGGATTCTTCAAAAAGCGTAGACAATTCTACGCTTTTTGAATGGCACAATTATCCAATACGACGCTTTAAACCAGTCAACTGTAAAATACGCGTTGAAATTTCTTCAATCGACATTTCAGTGACGTTCAAATACTTAATACCTTCAGAAATATAAATACCCTCTATGGCACGTAATTCCATTTGGCATTGACTGAAACTTGCATAACGACTATTGGCTTTTCTTTCGCTACGAATAGCGACCAACCGCTCAGCATCAATCATTAAACCAAAGAGCTTATTTTTGTGTGCTCGTAGCACAGCAGGTAGACGATTATCATCTAAATCTTCTTCGGTTAAAGGGTAGTTCGCAACACGAATTCCAAACTGTAATGATAAATAAATCGAGGTCGGCGTTTTCCCAGATCGAGAAACGCCAACTAAAATCAAGTCAGCTTTATCATAATGACGAGTTCGAGCACCATCATCATTGTCTAATGCAAAATGTACTGCATCAATACGAGCCTTATAAGATTCAGAATCTGTTACAGCATGGGTCTGTCCAACTAAAGTTGTCGGTGGTGTCCCCAACTCTTGCTCAAGTTTACTAATCAATCCCTCGAAAACATCCAAATTTACGGCTTTAGCTGTATTAATAATTTCACGGACATTGGGGTCTACCAATGTGTCAAAAACAAGTGGTAAACATCCATCTCTTGATTGGCATCCATTGATGTCAACAACCACATTCATTGCAGCTTCTTCAGTGGTAATATAAGGCATAATATGAATATCAAAATCGACATTCGGAAATTGCGCAAGTAGTGAATGTCCAAGGGTTTCTGCGGTAATTGCAGTACCATCCGAAATAAAAAATACACTCCGTTTAATTTGTTTACTTTCAGGCATCAAAATTCTCCTTAAACATTTGTCTTAGTGCTCTATAATCTTTATAGTAAACTCATCTAACATGACTGTCGCTTAGTAAAATACTAAATCTAAGCACATTCGTATAATTTCATACCAATGATGGTCATTCATACTGCAAAAAAAGTGGAGTAAATACTTTGGAAGCGCGCGTAATCGGTCTGGAAAAATTAGGGAAACACGATGTCGAACTCGTAGGTGGGAAAAACTCATCTTTGGGTGAAATGATCAGCCATTTATCCAATGCTGGTGTATCGGTACCTGGTGGTTTTGCAACAACTGCAGCTGCCTATCGTGAGTTCTTGGATCAAAGCGGCTTAAATGCTCGAATTCAGGCTGAACTTGAGCAGCTAAATGTTGATGATGTAAGCGCACTTATAGAGACAGGTGCTAAAATCCGTAAATGGATCGTTGATACCCCACTTACTGCTAATTTAGAACAAGAAATTCGTGACGCGTTTACAGCACTTTCAAACGGTAATCCAGACATCGCTGTTGCTGTACGTTCTTCTGCGACTGCAGAAGATTTACCTGATGCTTCTTTTGCAGGACAACAAGAAACTTTTTTAAATATTCGCGGAATTGATAACGTTCTTATCGCAATTAAAGAAGTTTTTGCTTCGCTTTATAATGACCGTGCCATCGCTTACCGTGTACATCAAGGTTTTGAACACAGTGTTGTTGCCCTATCTGCAGGTGTACAACGTATGGTTCGTTCAGAGACTGGTGCTGCAGGTGTAATGTTTACGCTAGACACAGAATCAGGTTTCCGTGATGTGGTATTTATTACTGCATCATACGGTTTGGGTGAAATGGTTGTTCAGGGAGCTGTTAACCCTGACGAATTCTATCTATCTAAACCACTTTTAAATGCAGGTAAACATTCAGTTTTACGCCGCAACCTCGGTTCTAAACACCAAAAAATGATTTATGGTGAAGAAGGCGCAGCAGGTAAATCCGTTGTTGTCGTTGATGTTGAAAAACCAGAACGTCAACAGTTTGCATTAAATGATCACGAATTGCATGAACTTGCTAAACAAGCATTGATTATTGAACAACATTACGGCTCGCCAATGGACATCGAATGGGCGAAAGATGGTGATGATGGTCAAATCTACATCGTTCAAGCACGTCCTGAAACTGTTAAAAGCCGTCAAAATGTCGGCACAATGGAACGTTACCTATTAAAACAACGTGGCACTGTCATCTGTGAAGGTCGTTCAATTGGTCAACGCATTGGTTCTGGTAAAGTTCGTGTTGTAACCTCGATTAAAGAGATGGATAAAGTACAAGACGGTGATGTACTTGTATCAGACATGACTGACCCAGATTGGGAGCCAGTAATGAAACGCGCCGCAGCGATTGTGACCAATCGTGGTGGCCGTACTTGTCACGCTGCAATCATTGCACGTGAGTTAGGTGTACCTGCAATCGTGGGTTGTGGTAATGCAACAGAAGTATTAACCGATGGTCAAGAAGTCACTGTTTCATGTGCTGAAGGTGATACAGGCTTTATCTATGAAGGCGCATTAGATTTTGAGGTGCAACGTAACTCAATTCACTCAATGCCAAAACTTCCATTTAAGATTATGATGAATGTTGGTAATCCAGACCGTGCATTCGACTTTGCTCAAATTCCAAATGAAGGGATTGGTCTTGCACGTCTTGAATTCATCATTAACCGTATGATCGGTGTACATCCTAAAGCGCTTCTCAATATTGACAGCCTACCACGTGAAACGCGTGCTGCTGTAATGACACGTACATCAGGTTATTCTTCGCCAATCGAATTCTATGTAGAAAAGTTAGTTGAAGGTATTTCAACACTTGCAGCTGCATTTGCTGAAAAACCAGTCATCGTTCGTATGTCTGACTTTAAGTCAAATGAATATGCAAACTTAATCGGCGGTAAATTATACGAGCCAGAAGAAGAAAACCCGATGTTGGGTTTCCGAGGTGCAAGTCGTTACGTATCTGACAACTTCCGTGACTGTTTTGAGCTTGAGTGCCGTGCTTTGAAGAAAGCCCGTGATGAAATGGGTTTAACCAATATTCAAATCATGATTCCATTCGTGCGTACAGTGTCTGAAGCAAAACGTGTGATTGAGTTGCTTGCTCAAAATGGTTTAAAACGTGGTGAAAATGGCCTCAAAATCATTATGATGTGTGAGCTTCCAACCAATGCTTTATTGGCTGAACAGTTCCTTGAACATTTTGATGGTTTCTCAATTGGTTCAAATGACTTAACACAATTAACACTTGGTCTTGACCGTGATTCTGGTATCGTATCTCATTTATTTGATGAGCGTGATCCAGCGGTTAAAGCCCTTCTTTCTATGGCAATTCATGCATGCCGTAAAGCAGGAAAATACGTTGGTATTTGTGGTCAAGGTCCTTCAGACCACCCTGACCTTGCTAAATGGCTCATGGAACAAGGTATTGAATCTGTGTCACTTAACCCTGACTCAGTGCTTGATACTTGGTTCTTCCTTGCTGAAGAACAAATCAAGAAAGCCTAGTCTTTTTAAAAAAAGGCCCTTTCGTAGGGTCTTTTTTCATCTTTAGTCATTGAGAATTTTTAATTATGCAAATTTACTTGGCTCGTAATAACCAACAAGCTGGACCTTATAGTTTAGACCAACTGAACCAAATGCTTTCTAGCCAACAAGTATTACTTACAGACTTGGTTTGGCACGAAGGTATGAGTGAATGGAAAACTCTTGGCGAACTCACTCAAGGAAAACTTGTCTACGAACCTGTAGGTTATTCATCATTCAATCATCAAATTAACAATAAAACTGAGCAGTCAGCTTTTAAAATCAAAGTTGAACAAAAACCGACTGAACTTGCTTCTTTTCACTCACGTTTACTTGCCAAAGTAATTGATTTAACACTTTGGTTGCCCATGGCAGCGATCCCATCTTTCTTCTTCAATGAAAGTCAATATGCTGAACTATTCGAGATTCAGAAACAATTACAAGCTGCTCAAGTCGCATCAAGCAAAGCTGTTGAATTACAACAGCAACTTATGCAGCTTATTCCAAATGAAGCATGGATGAGTATTTTTGTTTATTTGATCCTTATGCTGATGCTACAAGCTTTTTTAATTGCAAAATCAGGACAAAGCATTGGTAAAAAAATAACCAAAATTAAAATCGTAGATGCTGAAACACATGCGTCAGTCAATACGATTAGAGCTTTTTGGTTGAGAAGTGCTTTATTTATCATTCTGAATTTATTGTTTATGCCATTTATTACCATTATCGACTATGCTTTCTTTGCATTTAATAAAAATCGTCAAACTTTGCATGATAAATTGGCAAAAACTAAGGTCGTAAAGCAATAATTTTTAATTAACTAAGCAAAAGAGGATTTATTCCTCTTTTCTTACATAGAAAATTGATATTTATAGAAAAGATATACAATTAAATAACAATTCCTACAAAATAAATCGGGTTTTAAAACAAGTATTTCTGACCGTGTTAGATATAGCTTAGTTTTTCAATATGAGGCATAATGCCCAACAACGTAGCGGTGTCGCATGATTGCTAAGCATTTCACAAAAAATTCTTATCAATCATGCGACACTTTAATCGCTATCCCATAATTTAATTAGGGAATGGGACTCTTCACCGAGGTTGTAAAATGAGACAAACGATTTTAGCTGTATTGTCTTTATCAACGATGGCTGCACTCTTAACTGGGTGTGGTGGTGATATGGTACTTCTAAACAATAAAGGTCCAGTTGGTCAAGGTCAAAGTAGCCTGATGATGACTGCGATCTATCTAATGCTATTGGTGGTAATTCCATCAATCGTAATGGCATTATGGTTTGGTTGGCAATATCGCGCATCGAATAAAGATGCAGACTATAAACCTACTTGGGCACACTCTACGACAATTGAGATCGTTGTTTGGGGTGTTCCTGTCATTATTATTGGTATTTTAGCTTGGTTAACTTGGTGGGGTTCCCACAAGTACGACCCTTACCGTCCGTTAGAATCAGATAAAGCACCATTAACTATTCAAGCTGTCGCTGAACAGTTTAAATGGATTTTTATCTATCCTGAGCAAAATATTGCAACGGTAAACGAAGTACGCTTCCCAGAAAAAACGCCTGTAAGCTTTAAGATTACGTCTAACTTTACGATGAACTCGTTCTTCATCCCACAGTTAGGTGGTCAGATCTATGCAATGGCGGGTATGCAAACTCACCTTCACTTGTTAGCAGATGAACCAGGTGTATTCCGTGGTTTCTCAGCAAACTATTCAGGTTACGGTTTCTCTCAAATGCGCTTTAAAGCACACAGCGTAACTGAAGCTGAATTTGCAAAATGGGTAGAAGCTGTTAAAGCTGGTAATGGTACAAGTATCAATGCTGAAGCGATTCAAAAAGGTACACTTGACCAAGCTGAGTTAGCAACGCTTAAAGATGGTGATCGTTCTAAGCATCAGATCGAGCATTTAGTGAATCGTGCTAAAGCTGCTGGTGATGAAGAAGCAGTTGCTAAAGCTGAAGCAATGAAACCGTTCCCGACTAAGCCACACCCTGTGACTTATTACTCTTCTGTTGAGCCTAAGTTGTTTGAAACAATCATCAACCGCTATATGAGTAACTATCACGGTGCTGACCACTCTGCTGGACATGCAACAGCAGAAACTCATGCTGCAGCTGAACACGCTGCTCAAGGGGAATAAGACATGGATATGATTTTTGGTAAACTGGGTTGGGACTCTATCCCAACAGAGCCAATTGTACTTGTCACCATGGTCCTTATGGCACTTGGTGGAATTGCAGTTCTTGGCGGTATTACCTATTTCAAAAAATGGGGATACTTATGGAATGAATGGTTTACATCAGTAGACCATAAGAAAATCGGTATCATGTATATCATCGTATCTGTGGTCATGCTTTTGCGTGGTTTCGCCGATGCGATCATGATGCGTTTACAACTTTTCCTCGCGAAAGGCGGCGGTGAAGGTTACCTACATCCTGACCATTACGATCAGATCTTTACGGCACACGGCGTAATCATGATCTTCTTCGTAGCAATGGGTCTTGTTGTTGGTATGATGAACATCTCTGTACCTTTACAGATTGGTGCACGTGACGTTGCTTTCCCATTATTAAACTCTTTAAGCTTCTGGTTATTCGCTGGTGCTGCTGGTTTGATGATGGTTTCATTAGTATTGGGTGAATTTGCTGCGACTGGTTGGATGGCTTACCCTCCTCTATCTGGCATTCAATATTCTCCTGGTGTTGGTGTTGACTACTACATCTGGGCTCTTCAGGTTTCTGGTCTTGGTACACTTTTATCTGGTGTTAACTTCTTTGTTACCATCATTAAAATGCGTGCGCCTGGCATGAAATTGATGGATATGCCAATCTTTACGTGGACTTCACTTTGTACGGCTGTATTAATCATTGCATCATTCCCTGTATTAACAGGTACGCTTGCAATGTTGACGCTAGACCGTTACTTCGGCTTCCACTTCTTCACCAATGAGCTTGGCGGTAGTCCAATGCTTTATGTGAACTTGATTTGGACATGGGGTCACCCTGAAGTATATATCTTGGTATTACCAGCATTTGGTCTATACTCAGAAATCGTTGCAACCTTCTCTCGTAAAGCGTTGTTCGGTTACAAGTCTATGGTGTATGCAACGATTGCGATTACTGTACTTGCGTTCGTTGTATGGCTTCACCACTTCTTCACCATGGGTGCTGGTGCGAACGTTAACGCGTTCTTCGGTATCATGACCATGGTTATTGCGATTCCTACAGGTGTGAAAATCTTCTCTTGGTTATTCACAATGTATAAAGGTCGCATCACCTTTACTACTCCAATGTTATGGACGCTTGGCTTCCTAATCACATTTGGTATCGGTGGTTTAACTGGTGTATTAATGGCGGTTCCACCTGCGGACTTCCTCGTACACAACTCACTCTTCTTGATCGCTCACTTCCATAACGTAATTATCGGTGGTGTGGTGTTTGGTATGTTTGCCGGCATCATCTTCTATTGGCCGAAAATGTTTGGTTGGAAGCTCAACGAAGCATGGGGTAAAGCTGCGTTCTGGTTCTGGTTCTTCGGTTTCTATTTTGCATTCATGCCGCTTTATATCCTTGGTTTCATGGGTATGACTCGTCGTTTGAATACATATGACAACCCAGAATGGGACCCATACTTAGCAATCGCATTGTTTGGTGCTGTTCTTGTTGCAATCGGTATTGCATGTTTCTTAATGCAAATCATCGTTGGTTTCTTACAACGTAAAGACAACATGGATTACACAGGTGATCCATGGGATAGCCGTACCATTGAATGGGCAACGTCATCTCCTGCTCCATTCTATAACTTTGCACATGTACCAGATGCTAGCGGTATTGACCGTTTCTGGACTGACAAAGAAAATGGTGTAGCATACGCACGTGATACTAAATATGAAGACATCCACATGCCGACTGATCGTGCTGCTGGTTTTGTCATTGCAATGTTCATTACTGTATTGGGCTTTGCACTCATTTGGCATATTTGGTGGCTAGTCGTTGTTTCATTCGTTGCTGCAGTTGTTAGCTTGATCGTAAGCTCATTCACAAAGAATGTTGATTACTATGTTCCCGCTGCTGAAGTTGAGCGTATTGAAAACGAACGCTATGCTTTACTTGAAAAACACTTGAAGAAGGACTAAGGAAATGGCTGAAGTACTTCATCACGACAACCACGGTCATGACGGTCATCACGAACATGATGATACAGACTTAACGGTCTTTGGTTTCTGGACTTATTTGATGAGTGACTTGATTCTTTTCGGATCACTCTTCATTGCGTTCGCTGTATTAAGCAGTCATATTCCACCAGGTACTCCAAGTGCAAAAGACTTATTCAGTGAATCATTGGGTTATGTATTAGGTGAAACCTTTGCCCTTTTGATCTCTTCTGTAACGTTTGGCTTTGCAGTGCTTGCATCTTATAAAAAGAATGTGAATCAAGTGATTACTTGGTTATTTATCACATTCCTTTTCGGTGCAACCTTCATCGGTATGGAAATCAATGAGTTCCATCACCTTGTACATGAAGGTCATGGTCCAACGCATAGTGCATTCTTATCATCATTCTTTACTTTGGTTGGTACACACGGTATTCACGTAACCTCTGGTTTAGTGTGGATGTTGGTATTGATGTATCAAATCAAAAAGAATGGTTTGACATTAGCGAATACACGTCGTCTTGCTTGCTTAAGCTTGTTCTGGCACTTCCTTGACATCGTTTGGATCTGTGTATTCAGCGTCGTTTACTTACTGGGAGTTCTCTAATGAGTGGTCATGACCATAATGCTGCAGGTGCGTCGCACGGTAACTTTAAGCAATACACTGTTGGGTTTATCCTATCTGTTATCCTCACCATCATCCCATTCGGGATGGTGATGGCGGGCGGATTTAGCCGTGGCATCTTAGTTACTGTTATTGCAATCGCTGCTGTTGCTCAGGTAATTGTACAACTTGTGTATTTCTTACACATGAATACATCATCTGAACAACGTTGGAACCTTATTGCATTTATCTACACAATTTTATGTATCGCTGTACTTCTAGTCGGCTCTGTGTGGATTATGAATTACCTACACTACAACATGATGATCTAAACTGATTGTCATGTGGAAAAAGTACTTATTCCTGACTAAACCAGGAATTCTCTTCGGTAATTTTATTACCACCTTGGGCGGCTTCTTTTTAGCCGCTCAAGGCTCTATAGACATCCTCTTATTACTACTTACATTAATTGGAACAACTTTTGTTGTTGCTTCTGGTTGTGTAGTGAATAATGTAATTGATCAAGACATCGATCAAAAAATGCAACGCACCATGAACCGTGCTCTTGTTAAGAAAACGATCTCCCCTACGATTGCGATGTGCTATGCATTTGTATTAGGTGCGATTGGTTTTAGTATGCTTTGGTTCTATGTCAATGCCTATGCATTTTTGTTTGCTGTGATTGGTTTTGTTGTCTATGTCGGTTTTTATAGTTTGTGGACGAAACGTACCACGATCCATCAAACCGTGATTGGTAGTATTTCTGGAGCGAGTCCACCTGTTATTGGTTATACGGCTGTAAGTCATCATTTCGATATGGCTGCTCTTCTCATTTTTATTGCATATGCCTTATGGCAAATGCCGCATTCATGGGCAATTGCGATTTATCGTTTTGAAGATTACAAAAATGCAGGCGTGCCTATTTTACCTGTTGCACGTTCTATTCATAGAACTAAAATCGAATCGCTGATCTATGTGGTTTTATTCACTGTTGCGATGAATGCTTTGTATATATATGGATATACCAATATTATTTTCTTGGTCATCTGTAATGCACTTTGTATTTACTGGTTTTACATTGGTATTTTAGGATTTAAAGCTGAAGATGATCAGCTTTGGGCAAAACGCTTTTTCCTTTTTTCAGTAATCTTAATTACTGTGATTAGTTTGAGCTTTAGCTTTACATTTAAAAGCCCTGCACCCTTCCTCCCTATTTTTTAAAAAGATAGAGACATCTCTGTCTTTTTATTCCCCGCTTCACTTGTTATCATTTCGTGCAATAAAAACATTTCACCCTTTATTGCCTAAATGAAACTACAAAACAAATTTATATTCAAATCAATTGTCTATTCTTCGCTTTCACTGGCAATTTACTATAGCCCAATCACCTATGCTGGTGTAGAGCAATTTTGCGAGCCAAACCTTGCCATAAATGACAAAAATTTAAATGGTTGCAGCAATCTTCCTGTGTTATATCCAGCAAATGATAGTCAAACAAATATGACGTTACTACTCAGCGACTTAGGGCTTGCAACAATTAAGCCAATGACAGCTGATGCCAATTTATGGGATGCGGTATATGGAACGGTACCTTTTGATGCAGCGAATCTGTCATCTCTGACTCAGAATAAAATGCCAAATCAAAGAAAACTATTAGAAAGAAATGACACCGTTTTTGACGAACGTTGCACGAGCTTTGATTCAGGTAATCAAGCTTTTAATACACAAGTGCAAAATAATAAAGTAATTCCAAATCTAGAAAAGCAAATTTTGATTTCTGAACGCAAGAAAATGAATCAGTGTGGTGACAAAATTGAATTGATTGCGATTAATCCCAATTGGTCAATCACAACACGTCAATATGCTTCTTATTTAAATGCGAGTATTCTGTTTTATAATAGCAATTATTCAGCAGCGACTAAAATTTATACCGTCTTAACCACCATTGAAGATACGTGGTTAAAAGAAACATCACAATATATGTTAATTCGGACATCGCTGAATTCAGCCTATGCAACTGGTGTAGATAAATATGGTGATGTCTATTTAGACAATATTAACCAAAATTTACTCAAACAATTTTTGGATAATATCACCACTTACCTCAAAGCCTATCCAAATGGACAATATATCGCGAGTGCGCGTGGTTTTATGCGTCGTGGTTTTTGGCTTTCAAAACGCCAAGATTTATTGGTTAATGAAATTGTCTGGCAACTCAAAAACCCAACATCAAAATTTTATAATTTGGAAATGAGTGAACTTCCCGCCGAAATTGATCGCCGAGTGTTCGATAGCTCAGCTTTTAATGTTAACAATCTAAAAGACCCTTTCTTTTTGGCAGTATATGATTTGATGCATATGCGTGAATCGAGTTCAGAGAATTATCGTCCGATTTCTTGGGCACAACTGAATGCACAAAAAGATTTTTTCAAAACCCAACCTGAACTATTTCAATATTTACAAGCTGTTCACTTATTTTTTGTTCAAAATAAAGCTCAAGAAGCTCAAAATTACTTAGCTAAAGCAAATGCTAAAAATAGTAGTTATTTGCAGTTAAGCCAAACTTTTTTGAGAGGACAAATTTTAGAAAAAATTGGACAACCTCAAAATGCTGAAGAATATTGGCGTCAGCAACTTGCACAGGCCAAAGACAGCTATCAACGCGGTTTATTTGAAACAGCATTATCCAATCATTTGGCAATAAAACAGGACTATTCAGCATTTATAGGAAAAAAAGCTCAAATTACTCAGCCGAACCTACAGAGAAATTTTATTACCCAAATCGCAGATACAAACAGTTTGCAAAAATTAATTCAATCTGATCCAAGTAACATAGATCAAAAACAAGCTGCGATCTACACCCTT
Proteins encoded in this window:
- the cyoE gene encoding heme o synthase — encoded protein: MWKKYLFLTKPGILFGNFITTLGGFFLAAQGSIDILLLLLTLIGTTFVVASGCVVNNVIDQDIDQKMQRTMNRALVKKTISPTIAMCYAFVLGAIGFSMLWFYVNAYAFLFAVIGFVVYVGFYSLWTKRTTIHQTVIGSISGASPPVIGYTAVSHHFDMAALLIFIAYALWQMPHSWAIAIYRFEDYKNAGVPILPVARSIHRTKIESLIYVVLFTVAMNALYIYGYTNIIFLVICNALCIYWFYIGILGFKAEDDQLWAKRFFLFSVILITVISLSFSFTFKSPAPFLPIF
- a CDS encoding cytochrome o ubiquinol oxidase subunit IV translates to MSGHDHNAAGASHGNFKQYTVGFILSVILTIIPFGMVMAGGFSRGILVTVIAIAAVAQVIVQLVYFLHMNTSSEQRWNLIAFIYTILCIAVLLVGSVWIMNYLHYNMMI